One window of Nymphaea colorata isolate Beijing-Zhang1983 chromosome 11, ASM883128v2, whole genome shotgun sequence genomic DNA carries:
- the LOC116263715 gene encoding putative cyclin-D6-1 isoform X1, whose translation MEFNLDCPIMFFEEELECESGSVARLFSTECEHMPEGNYTQKYRTRELQASDRQEAIFLISKVAGFDPFVTYLAVNYLDRFISRQEIPKKSWILRLLSISCVSLASKMCKAKCSLSDFQEEGLVFDVRTIRRMELLVLGALKWRMRSVTPFSFINFFLSLSDHDDPSLTADLKARTVETILTTQAEIKFLEFRPSIVAAASLLLVSREVSPSCFASNWDALSGCVHINKERLASCYELLQDVIAIEKHEPASHSLSDGDTPVGVLDLHCSVSESEKSDSGSATSSGGLATLQLYQTVAATKRQRLDDLCSKVAQTSQVHHCPI comes from the exons ATGGAGTTCAATCTCGATTGCCCGATTATGTTCTTTGAGGAGGAGTTAGAATGTGAGTCGGGGTCAGTGGCGCGTCTTTTTTCCACGGAATGCGAGCACATGCCGGAGGGGAACTATACGCAGAAGTACAGAACGAGGGAGTTGCAGGCTTCCGATCGCCAGGAAGCCATTTTTCTGATCTCTAAG GTTGCGGGATTCGACCCCTTCGTGACGTATCTCGCGGTGAATTATCTCGACCGTTTCATCTCCCGGCAGGAAATTCCG AAGAAGTCTTGGATACTTCGTCTTCTTTCCATCTCTTGCGTCTCCCTCGCGTCGAAGATGTGCAAGGCGAAGTGTTCACTATCCGACTTTCAG GAAGAAGGGCTCGTCTTTGACGTTCGAACGATCCGAAGGATGGAACTCTTAGTCCTCGGCGCCTTGAAATGGAGAATGCGATCTGTTACTCCATTttccttcatcaattttttcttaTCCCTCTCCGACCACGACGATCCGTCACTAACGGCCGATCTAAAGGCACGGACGGTGGAGACCATCCTGACGACCCAAGCTG AGATCAAGTTTCTGGAATTTCGTCCTTCGATTGTCGCAGCGGCGTCACTTCTCTTGGTTTCTCGGGAAGTCTCTCCGTCGTGCTTCGCCAGCAACTGGGACGCCCTCTCCGGCTGTGTCCATATAAATAAA GAGCGGCTGGCGAGCTGCTACGAGCTGCTGCAGGACGTAATTGCCATCGAGAAGCACGAGCCGGCATCCCACTCGCTCTCCGACGGCGATACGCCGGTTGGCGTGCTCGACCTCCACTGCTCGGTCTCCGAAAGCGAAAAGAGCGACAGCGGCTCTGCGACGTCGTCCGGCGGCCTGGCCACCCTCCAGCTTTACCAGACTGTGGCAGCAACCAAGCGGCAGAGGCTCGACGACCTTTGCAGTAAGGTGGCGCAGACCTCCCAGGTGCACCACTGCCCAATCTGA
- the LOC116263715 gene encoding putative cyclin-D6-1 isoform X2 has translation MEFNLDCPIMFFEEELECESGSVARLFSTECEHMPEGNYTQKYRTRELQASDRQEAIFLISKVAGFDPFVTYLAVNYLDRFISRQEIPKSWILRLLSISCVSLASKMCKAKCSLSDFQEEGLVFDVRTIRRMELLVLGALKWRMRSVTPFSFINFFLSLSDHDDPSLTADLKARTVETILTTQAEIKFLEFRPSIVAAASLLLVSREVSPSCFASNWDALSGCVHINKERLASCYELLQDVIAIEKHEPASHSLSDGDTPVGVLDLHCSVSESEKSDSGSATSSGGLATLQLYQTVAATKRQRLDDLCSKVAQTSQVHHCPI, from the exons ATGGAGTTCAATCTCGATTGCCCGATTATGTTCTTTGAGGAGGAGTTAGAATGTGAGTCGGGGTCAGTGGCGCGTCTTTTTTCCACGGAATGCGAGCACATGCCGGAGGGGAACTATACGCAGAAGTACAGAACGAGGGAGTTGCAGGCTTCCGATCGCCAGGAAGCCATTTTTCTGATCTCTAAG GTTGCGGGATTCGACCCCTTCGTGACGTATCTCGCGGTGAATTATCTCGACCGTTTCATCTCCCGGCAGGAAATTCCG AAGTCTTGGATACTTCGTCTTCTTTCCATCTCTTGCGTCTCCCTCGCGTCGAAGATGTGCAAGGCGAAGTGTTCACTATCCGACTTTCAG GAAGAAGGGCTCGTCTTTGACGTTCGAACGATCCGAAGGATGGAACTCTTAGTCCTCGGCGCCTTGAAATGGAGAATGCGATCTGTTACTCCATTttccttcatcaattttttcttaTCCCTCTCCGACCACGACGATCCGTCACTAACGGCCGATCTAAAGGCACGGACGGTGGAGACCATCCTGACGACCCAAGCTG AGATCAAGTTTCTGGAATTTCGTCCTTCGATTGTCGCAGCGGCGTCACTTCTCTTGGTTTCTCGGGAAGTCTCTCCGTCGTGCTTCGCCAGCAACTGGGACGCCCTCTCCGGCTGTGTCCATATAAATAAA GAGCGGCTGGCGAGCTGCTACGAGCTGCTGCAGGACGTAATTGCCATCGAGAAGCACGAGCCGGCATCCCACTCGCTCTCCGACGGCGATACGCCGGTTGGCGTGCTCGACCTCCACTGCTCGGTCTCCGAAAGCGAAAAGAGCGACAGCGGCTCTGCGACGTCGTCCGGCGGCCTGGCCACCCTCCAGCTTTACCAGACTGTGGCAGCAACCAAGCGGCAGAGGCTCGACGACCTTTGCAGTAAGGTGGCGCAGACCTCCCAGGTGCACCACTGCCCAATCTGA